A genomic region of Thermodesulfobium narugense DSM 14796 contains the following coding sequences:
- the amrS gene encoding AmmeMemoRadiSam system radical SAM enzyme has protein sequence MSIHDAILFARIENKVRCLVCPRLCTLSEGETGYCGVRKNLSGELKTLIYSIVSSAAVDPIEKKPLFHFFPGSRVFSVGTFGCNFRCLGCQNWQIACSEPIGGEEISPEYLLELAKRYSCRGVAWTYNEPTIWIEYVLDSAKIIKKNGLYTVMVTNGYITLKALDTIAEYIDAYRVDLKGIRGKYYREAANVEDIKPILLAIKAAKFKYNCHIEIVTNVVPGYNDSSEEIFETASWIKDELGEDTPWHITRFFPQYELSGLIPTPVEKLNEAYKIAKRVGLNFVYTGNLSGGKENTYCPTCGELLIERKGYEIVQNKLKNNLCPKCGTKINIKGIDYV, from the coding sequence ATGTCAATTCATGATGCAATTTTATTTGCTCGTATTGAAAATAAAGTTAGATGTCTTGTTTGTCCAAGACTTTGTACTTTGTCGGAGGGAGAAACTGGCTACTGTGGTGTAAGAAAGAATTTATCAGGAGAATTAAAAACTCTAATTTATTCTATTGTTTCCTCTGCCGCTGTAGATCCTATTGAAAAAAAACCACTTTTTCATTTTTTCCCGGGAAGTAGGGTTTTTTCTGTTGGCACGTTTGGTTGCAACTTTAGGTGCTTAGGATGCCAAAATTGGCAGATAGCCTGTTCTGAGCCAATTGGTGGAGAAGAAATATCTCCTGAATATCTTTTGGAATTAGCAAAAAGATATTCGTGTAGAGGTGTAGCATGGACTTACAATGAGCCAACTATCTGGATAGAATACGTTTTAGATTCTGCAAAGATAATTAAAAAAAATGGTCTTTATACTGTAATGGTCACTAATGGTTATATTACGTTAAAAGCTCTTGATACTATAGCAGAGTATATTGATGCATACAGAGTTGATCTGAAAGGTATAAGGGGAAAATACTATCGAGAAGCTGCTAATGTAGAAGATATAAAGCCAATTTTACTTGCTATAAAAGCTGCCAAGTTTAAGTATAATTGTCATATAGAAATAGTTACTAACGTAGTACCTGGCTACAACGATTCTTCTGAAGAAATATTTGAGACAGCAAGTTGGATCAAGGACGAGTTAGGAGAAGATACTCCATGGCATATTACAAGATTTTTTCCTCAATATGAACTTTCAGGTTTGATACCAACCCCTGTAGAAAAATTAAATGAGGCTTATAAAATAGCTAAAAGGGTAGGATTAAATTTTGTTTATACTGGCAATCTATCTGGGGGAAAGGAAAATACATATTGTCCAACATGTGGCGAGCTATTAATTGAAAGAAAAGGATACGAAATAGTACAAAACAAGCTGAAAAATAATCTATGTCCAAAATGCGGGACAAAGATTAATATAAAGGGCATAGATTATGTTTAA
- a CDS encoding Tim44 domain-containing protein: MLKKVLILFLLLSFAFSTFNLEIAFSKAGGGKSFGTTGTHSYSAGNKYVSPNLNTPKTTPTVNPNSNQSQPSFLRNFLSGFAGALASIALFSILGSLFGFSGPNGSLAGFFLIIIIAFLLIYLVNSFAKRRFERDKNYNVDSLNKEQYNTSSIYNDSFQGVKLGSIQAKMDVDRGLKEIERAFPSFSEEDLRSKIKEIFVNIQKAWSEKNFTMLRNLTTNEMFLNFQKQIEELNKNGITNFVENISVKRMDLVDAWMEDEKIYVTYKIEATMTDYDVDVNDNILRGNKDKLIDFQELWSFVSKDSIKWELSAINQL; encoded by the coding sequence TTGCTTAAAAAGGTTTTGATATTGTTTTTGCTATTAAGTTTTGCTTTTTCGACATTTAATTTGGAAATTGCCTTTTCAAAAGCTGGTGGTGGCAAAAGTTTCGGTACTACAGGAACGCATAGTTATTCAGCAGGAAATAAATATGTTTCTCCAAATTTAAATACACCTAAAACTACTCCTACTGTTAATCCGAACAGCAATCAAAGTCAACCCTCTTTTCTTAGAAATTTTTTGAGCGGTTTTGCAGGTGCTCTGGCTTCAATTGCACTGTTTTCAATTTTGGGTAGTTTGTTTGGTTTTAGTGGGCCAAATGGCTCTCTTGCTGGCTTTTTTCTGATAATAATTATTGCTTTTTTATTGATATATTTGGTTAACTCTTTTGCAAAAAGAAGATTTGAACGTGATAAAAATTATAATGTGGATTCTTTGAATAAAGAGCAATATAACACATCTAGTATTTATAATGATAGTTTTCAAGGAGTAAAGCTGGGATCTATTCAAGCAAAAATGGACGTAGATAGAGGATTAAAAGAGATAGAAAGAGCTTTCCCTTCCTTTTCTGAGGAAGATTTGAGATCTAAAATTAAAGAAATATTTGTGAATATTCAGAAAGCCTGGTCGGAGAAAAATTTTACTATGCTAAGAAATTTAACTACTAATGAGATGTTTTTAAATTTTCAGAAACAAATTGAAGAACTTAACAAGAACGGTATTACCAATTTTGTAGAAAATATATCAGTTAAAAGAATGGATTTAGTAGATGCATGGATGGAAGATGAGAAAATATATGTAACTTATAAAATTGAGGCTACAATGACGGATTATGATGTGGATGTGAACGATAACATTCTCAGAGGAAATAAAGATAAATTAATTGATTTCCAAGAACTCTGGAGTTTTGTCTCAAAAGACTCAATAAAGTGGGAACTCTCAGCTATAAATCAATTGTAA